Proteins encoded by one window of Dryocola sp. LX212:
- the skp gene encoding molecular chaperone Skp → MKKWLFAAGLGLAMAASASVQAAESIAVVNMGNLFQQVAQNTGVSKTLENEFKGRASELQGMESSLQTKMQRLQRDGSTMKASDRSKLEKDVMAQRQAFSTKAQAFEQDRQRRSGEERGKLVTRIQSAVKKVADDKGYDVVLDTSTVAYAGSDVKDITADVLKQVK, encoded by the coding sequence GTGAAAAAGTGGTTATTTGCTGCAGGTCTTGGCCTCGCTATGGCGGCCTCAGCCAGCGTTCAGGCTGCTGAAAGTATCGCTGTTGTAAACATGGGCAACCTGTTCCAACAGGTTGCACAAAACACCGGTGTCTCCAAAACTCTGGAAAACGAGTTTAAAGGCCGTGCCTCTGAGCTTCAGGGTATGGAAAGTAGCCTGCAAACCAAAATGCAACGTCTACAGCGCGATGGCTCCACCATGAAAGCCAGCGATCGTAGCAAACTGGAAAAAGACGTAATGGCTCAGCGCCAGGCGTTCTCCACAAAAGCACAGGCTTTTGAGCAGGATCGTCAGCGTCGTTCTGGTGAAGAGCGCGGTAAACTGGTGACTCGTATCCAGAGCGCAGTGAAGAAAGTTGCTGACGACAAAGGCTACGATGTTGTGCTGGATACCAGCACCGTTGCTTATGCTGGTAGCGACGTGAAAGACATCACTGCAGATGTACTGAAACAGGTTAAATAA
- the rnhB gene encoding ribonuclease HII: MIEFIYPHTQLVAGVDEVGRGPLVGAVVTAAVILDPAKPIVGLADSKKLSEKRRNALYDEIIEKALCWSLGRAEPEEIDKLNILHATMLAMQRAVAGLAVVPEYVLIDGNRCPALPMPSLAVVKGDSRVAEISAASILAKVTRDREMATLDLSFPQYGFAQHKGYPTAFHLEKLAEHGATEHHRRSFAPVKRALGLAS; encoded by the coding sequence ATGATAGAATTTATCTATCCGCACACGCAGCTGGTTGCGGGTGTGGATGAAGTGGGCCGTGGCCCGCTGGTCGGTGCTGTCGTTACGGCAGCCGTCATCCTCGACCCGGCAAAACCTATTGTCGGTCTGGCAGACTCCAAGAAACTTTCCGAAAAGCGTCGCAACGCCCTTTATGACGAGATCATCGAAAAGGCATTGTGCTGGAGCCTGGGCCGTGCAGAGCCGGAAGAGATTGATAAGCTGAATATTTTGCATGCCACGATGCTGGCAATGCAGCGCGCGGTCGCCGGTCTGGCCGTTGTGCCTGAGTACGTGCTGATCGACGGTAACCGCTGCCCTGCGTTACCGATGCCTTCTCTGGCGGTGGTCAAAGGCGACAGCCGCGTGGCAGAAATCAGCGCCGCTTCTATTCTTGCCAAAGTCACGCGAGATCGTGAAATGGCGACGCTGGATCTTAGCTTCCCGCAGTACGGGTTTGCGCAGCACAAAGGCTACCCAACCGCTTTCCATCTCGAAAAGCTTGCAGAGCATGGTGCCACCGAGCATCATCGCCGCAGCTTCGCCCCGGTCAAACGCGCTCTTGGGCTTGCATCCTGA
- the lpxA gene encoding acyl-ACP--UDP-N-acetylglucosamine O-acyltransferase, producing the protein MIDKTAFIHPSSIVEEGAVIGANVHIGPFCVVGPHVEIGEGTVLKSHVVVNGHTTIGRDNEIYQFASIGEVNQDLKYAGEPTRVEIGDRNRIRESVTIHRGTEQGGGLTKVGSDNLLMINAHVAHDCTVGNRCILANNATLAGHVSVDDFAIIGGMTAVHQFCIIGAHVMVGGCSGVAQDVPPYVIAQGNHATPFGVNFEGLKRRGFSKEALHAIRNAYKLLYRSGKTLDEAKPEIAELAKQHPEVNAFVEFFARSTRGLIR; encoded by the coding sequence GTGATTGATAAAACCGCCTTTATTCATCCATCCTCCATTGTGGAAGAGGGTGCCGTCATTGGTGCCAACGTTCACATTGGCCCGTTTTGTGTGGTTGGCCCGCATGTTGAGATCGGTGAGGGTACGGTACTGAAGTCTCACGTCGTGGTGAATGGTCATACGACTATTGGCCGTGACAACGAGATTTATCAGTTCGCCTCCATTGGTGAAGTTAACCAGGACCTTAAATATGCGGGTGAGCCGACCCGTGTGGAAATTGGCGATCGCAACCGCATCCGCGAAAGCGTCACCATCCATCGTGGTACAGAGCAGGGCGGCGGATTGACGAAGGTGGGCAGCGATAACCTGCTGATGATCAACGCCCACGTGGCGCATGACTGCACCGTAGGTAATCGCTGTATCCTCGCGAATAACGCAACGCTTGCCGGCCATGTTTCCGTCGATGATTTCGCGATCATCGGTGGCATGACCGCAGTTCACCAGTTCTGCATTATCGGTGCACACGTGATGGTTGGCGGCTGCTCCGGTGTAGCACAGGATGTTCCACCGTATGTTATCGCGCAGGGAAATCACGCCACGCCGTTTGGTGTCAATTTCGAAGGATTGAAGCGTCGCGGCTTCAGTAAAGAAGCGCTGCATGCTATTCGCAACGCTTACAAACTGTTGTATCGCAGCGGCAAAACCCTCGACGAAGCTAAGCCGGAAATCGCTGAGCTTGCTAAGCAGCATCCGGAAGTAAATGCATTTGTTGAATTTTTTGCCCGCTCTACGCGCGGTCTGATTCGCTAA
- the lpxB gene encoding lipid-A-disaccharide synthase, whose product MKPGRPLTIALVAGETSGDILGAGLIRALKARHPDARFVGVAGPRMQAEGCEAWYEMEELAVMGIVEVLGRLRRLLTIRADLTRRFTELAPDVFVGIDAPDFNITLEGNLKKQGIRTIHYVSPSVWAWRQKRVFKIGRATDLVLAFLPFEKAFYDRFNVPCRFIGHTMADAMPLDPDKNVARATLGISPDVKCLALLPGSRGAEVEMLSADFLRTAQLLRKRFPDLEIVVPLVNAKRREQFERIKAEIAPELHAHLLDGMGREAMVASDAALLASGTAALECMLAKCPMVVGYRMKPFTFWLAKRLVKTEYVSLPNLLAGRELVKELLQEACEPVGLAAVLEPLLEDGVQSHQMHDTFRHLHEQIRCNADEQAADAVLELAK is encoded by the coding sequence ATGAAGCCTGGCCGTCCCCTCACGATTGCCCTGGTCGCCGGAGAAACCTCCGGTGATATTCTTGGTGCAGGTCTGATTCGCGCGCTGAAAGCTCGCCACCCGGATGCCCGCTTTGTGGGTGTCGCCGGGCCGCGCATGCAGGCAGAAGGCTGCGAAGCGTGGTATGAGATGGAAGAGCTGGCGGTAATGGGCATTGTTGAAGTGCTCGGTCGCCTGCGTCGTCTGTTAACAATCCGCGCCGATCTTACCCGCCGCTTCACCGAGCTTGCACCCGATGTCTTCGTCGGCATCGATGCACCTGATTTCAACATCACGCTGGAAGGCAATCTCAAGAAGCAGGGCATTCGCACGATTCATTACGTTAGCCCGTCAGTCTGGGCCTGGCGTCAAAAACGCGTTTTCAAAATTGGCAGAGCCACCGACCTGGTGCTTGCTTTTCTGCCTTTCGAAAAAGCGTTTTACGACAGATTCAACGTTCCCTGCCGCTTTATCGGCCATACCATGGCGGATGCAATGCCGCTGGATCCGGATAAAAATGTGGCGCGCGCAACGCTGGGTATCTCCCCTGACGTGAAGTGCCTGGCCCTGTTGCCGGGCAGCCGCGGGGCGGAAGTCGAAATGCTAAGTGCTGATTTTCTGCGTACGGCGCAGCTGCTGCGCAAGCGCTTCCCGGATCTTGAAATCGTGGTTCCGCTGGTTAATGCCAAACGCCGCGAGCAGTTCGAACGCATCAAGGCTGAAATAGCCCCGGAGCTGCATGCCCATCTGTTAGACGGCATGGGCCGCGAGGCGATGGTTGCCAGTGATGCTGCGCTGCTTGCCTCAGGTACGGCGGCGCTGGAGTGTATGCTCGCGAAATGCCCGATGGTCGTTGGCTATCGCATGAAGCCGTTTACCTTCTGGCTGGCAAAGCGGCTGGTGAAAACCGAGTACGTTTCGCTGCCAAATCTGTTGGCCGGGCGTGAGCTGGTAAAAGAGCTGCTCCAGGAGGCGTGTGAGCCTGTCGGGCTTGCCGCCGTGCTTGAGCCGCTACTGGAAGATGGGGTGCAGAGCCACCAGATGCACGATACCTTCCGCCATCTGCACGAACAAATTCGCTGTAACGCAGACGAACAGGCGGCAGACGCCGTGCTGGAGTTAGCAAAATGA
- the fabZ gene encoding 3-hydroxyacyl-ACP dehydratase FabZ, producing MTTDTHTLHIEEILELLPHRYPFLLVDRVLDFEEGRFLRAVKNVSVNEPFFQGHFPGKPIFPGVLILEAMAQATGILAFKSVGKLEPGELYYFAGIDEARFKRPVVPGDQMIMEVTFEKTRRGLTRFKGVATVDGKIVCEATMMCARSRES from the coding sequence TTGACTACCGACACTCATACTCTGCACATTGAAGAGATTTTAGAACTTCTGCCGCACCGTTATCCGTTCTTACTGGTTGATCGCGTGCTGGATTTTGAAGAAGGTCGTTTTCTGCGCGCAGTAAAAAATGTCTCCGTTAACGAGCCATTTTTCCAGGGCCATTTCCCTGGCAAACCCATTTTCCCGGGCGTTTTGATTCTGGAAGCAATGGCGCAAGCCACAGGCATTCTGGCGTTTAAAAGTGTTGGTAAACTGGAACCTGGCGAACTGTATTACTTTGCAGGCATCGATGAAGCGCGCTTTAAGCGCCCGGTTGTGCCTGGTGATCAGATGATCATGGAAGTAACTTTCGAGAAAACCCGCCGTGGTCTGACGCGCTTTAAAGGCGTGGCAACCGTTGACGGTAAAATTGTCTGCGAAGCAACCATGATGTGTGCCCGCAGCCGGGAGAGCTAA
- the lpxD gene encoding UDP-3-O-(3-hydroxymyristoyl)glucosamine N-acyltransferase, with protein sequence MSSIRLAELAQQLDAELHGDGDLVITGVASMQTAQAGHITFIVNPRYHEQLASCQASAVVMTEADLPFAKGAALVVKNPYLTYARMAQILDSTPQPAQNIAPSAVVDATATLGSNVSIGANAVIESGVVLGDNVIIGPGCFVGKNSNIGAGTRLWANVSVYHEIQIGEQCLIQSSTVIGADGFGYANDRGNWVKIPQLGRVIIGDRVEIGACTTIDRGALDDTIIGNGVIIDNQCQIAHNVVIGDNTAVAGGVIMAGSLKIGRYCMIGGASVINGHMEICDKVTVTGMGMVMRPITEPGVYSSGIPLQPNKAWRKTAALVMNIDEMSKRLKTIERKVNQQD encoded by the coding sequence ATGTCTTCAATTCGACTGGCTGAATTAGCCCAGCAGTTGGATGCAGAATTGCACGGTGATGGCGATCTCGTCATCACCGGCGTTGCATCTATGCAAACTGCCCAGGCAGGCCACATCACGTTCATCGTTAACCCGCGTTATCATGAGCAACTGGCTTCTTGCCAGGCTTCTGCCGTCGTAATGACTGAAGCCGATTTACCTTTTGCGAAAGGTGCGGCACTGGTAGTGAAGAATCCCTACCTGACCTATGCCCGTATGGCACAAATTTTAGATTCCACGCCGCAGCCGGCACAAAACATCGCACCGAGCGCGGTGGTAGATGCGACTGCGACGTTGGGCAGCAACGTATCGATTGGCGCAAATGCCGTCATCGAGTCCGGCGTGGTGCTGGGCGATAACGTGATTATCGGTCCCGGATGCTTCGTCGGCAAAAACAGCAACATTGGGGCCGGTACTCGCCTTTGGGCGAACGTTTCCGTTTACCATGAAATTCAGATTGGCGAGCAGTGCCTAATCCAGTCAAGCACGGTAATCGGTGCTGACGGTTTTGGTTACGCGAACGATCGCGGCAACTGGGTGAAGATCCCTCAGTTAGGCAGGGTGATTATTGGCGATCGCGTTGAGATCGGTGCCTGTACCACCATCGACCGTGGCGCGCTGGATGATACGATTATCGGTAATGGTGTTATCATTGATAACCAGTGCCAGATTGCACATAACGTTGTGATTGGCGACAATACTGCCGTCGCGGGCGGTGTCATCATGGCAGGCAGCCTCAAAATTGGACGCTACTGTATGATTGGCGGGGCCAGCGTCATCAACGGGCATATGGAGATCTGCGACAAGGTCACCGTAACCGGTATGGGTATGGTTATGCGCCCAATCACGGAGCCTGGTGTCTATTCTTCGGGCATCCCGCTGCAGCCGAATAAAGCGTGGCGTAAAACCGCTGCGCTGGTGATGAATATCGATGAGATGAGCAAACGCTTAAAAACCATCGAGCGTAAGGTCAATCAACAAGACTGA